Proteins found in one Quercus robur chromosome 2, dhQueRobu3.1, whole genome shotgun sequence genomic segment:
- the LOC126714453 gene encoding UDP-glycosyltransferase 83A1-like, whose translation MNLQSKRRTKMSNPHILVIPYPAQGHIIPLLELSQCLAEHGLRITFVNTEYNHNRIMNAMAMKDKIGDQIHMVSISDGLEPLDRNKPGKLSEAVLRVLPGKLEELIEQINGSIGEEITCILADQSIGWALEIAEKKKIRRAAFCPAAAAQLVLVFSIPNLIEDGIITDDGTPMKKQIIHLSPGMPAMSPENFVWTSVGNLTMQKSIFELLVRNNQSVKVIQWLLCNSTYDLEPAAFTLAPNILPIGPLLANNRLGDSGGNFWPEDATCLKWLNQQPPRSVIYVAFGSYTIFDQTQFQELALGLELCNRPFLWVVRPDIADGTNNAYPKEFLDRVATRGRMVGWAPQQQVLRHPSVACFLSHCGWNSTMEGVSNGIPFLCWPYFADQFLNRSYICDVWKVGLGLDRNESGIITQGEIKSKVEQLLGNEKLKASALDLKNKVMASIKEGGGSHKNFKNFIEWMKA comes from the exons ATGAATCTGCAAAGCAAAAGAAGAACCAAAATGAGCAATCCACATATCCTGGTTATACCATATCCAGCACAAGGCCATATAATTCCTCTACTAGAGCTATCACAGTGCTTAGCCGAGCATGGCTTGAGAATAACATTTGTAAACACAGAGTACAATCACAACCGAATCATGAATGCAATGGCAATGAAGGATAAAATAGGGGATCAAATCCATATGGTTTCTATTTCTGATGGATTAGAACCGTTGGACAGAAATAAGCCAGGGAAGTTATCAGAAGCAGTCTTGAGGGTCCTGCCTGGAAAGCTGGAGGAGCTCATTGAACAGATTAATGGGTCCATTGGTGAAGAAATCACATGTATCCTTGCTGATCAGAGCATTGGATGGGCCCTAGAAATtgcagagaagaagaaaatacgAAGAGCTGCCTTCTGTCCTGCAGCAGCTGCACAATTGGTCTTAGTATTTAGCATCCCAAATTTGATTGAAGATGGAATTATCACCGATGATG GAACTCCCATGAAAAAACAGATAATTCATCTCTCACCAGGAATGCCTGCCATGAGCCCAGAAAACTTTGTGTGGACCAGCGTTGGCAATCTGACCATGCAGAAATCTATTTTTGAACTCCTGGTAAGAAATAACCAGTCTGTGAAGGTGATTCAGTGGCTGCTATGCAACTCTACTTATGATCTTGAGCCTGCTGCATTTACCTTGGCTCCAAATATTCTACCCATAGGTCCACTTTTGGCAAACAACAGGCTAGGAGACTCAGGAGGAAACTTCTGGCCGGAGGATGCAACTTGTTTGAAATGGCTGAATCAACAGCCACCACGCTCAGTGATATATGTTGCATTTGGAAGCTACACAATTTTTGACCAAACTCAGTTCCAAGAATTGGCTTTGGGGCTTGAACTCTGCAACAGACCATTCCTGTGGGTTGTGCGGCCAGATATCGCAGATGGAACAAATAATGCATACCCAAAAGAATTTCTAGACAGAGTAGCAACTCGTGGGAGGATGGTGGGTTGGGCACCGCAACAGCAGGTTCTGAGACATCCATCAGTTGCTTGCTTCCTCAGCCATTGTGGTTGGAACTCCACCATGGAAGGTGTAAGCAATGGGATACCCTTCTTGTGCTGGCCATACTTTGCTGACCAGTTCCTTAACCGGAGCTATATTTGTGATGTTTGgaaggttgggttgggtttagaCAGAAATGAAAGTGGCATCATAACACAAGGAGAAATCAAAAGTAAGGTGGAGCAACTTCTAggcaatgaaaaattaaaagcaagCGCATTGGACCTCAAGAATAAAGTCATGGCTAGTATCAAAGAAGGTGGTGGCTCtcataaaaatttcaagaatttcaTAGAATGGATGAAAGCATAG